The window GCCACGGAAAACTTTTCCATGGCATGCCAAGTAAGCCATGCTGTACACTACCATACTGTATACATAGCAGAACTCGAGCATTTTGATGAAGAATATCCTTCCATCAAAGAAGGGAAGAATAAAGGGGAACTACCCAGGAGACGCAGCGTTGTCCTTATATACCGCTTCCACCCAATTGAAGGAGAAGAAATGTTCTATACAGAAATTAAAATGCTTGACACTTGCAAGCATCCATGCATAGTCAAACTACTTGGATTCTGTTATGAAGGTTCCGAGATGATCATTGTCGTTGAGTGTCTTTCTAATGGATACCTTTTTAGTTATTGGTTAGATAAAACCAATGCGATGAGGCATATTCTTACTTGGGAAAAACGTTTAAAAATCTGCCTCGATGTTGCAAATGCATTGAATTACCTTCATACTGAGATGGAGGACCAAAAGACGATAATTCACCGTGATATTAAGAGTTCCAACATTGTGTTGGACGAGAATTGGGGGGCAAAGATTGTTGGGTTTGGGTTTTCAGAATTCCTGCCTCCGAATCAAGATGGCGACGCTCTCTATCACAAAGCAAGAGGGGGAATGGGAGCTTACATGGATCCAGAATATATGAAGACTGGCAAGTTGAAAAGAGAATCGGATGTCTATAGTTTTGGAGTAGTTCTGCTTGAAGTCCTATGTGGGAGGTTAGCCTATGACGCAATATACGAAAAAGAGAGTTACAATTTTGGGCTGGCGTTTGTGGCTCGACGATGCTTCCAAGAGGGTACACTAATGGAAATGATAGATCCAATATTAAAGGAAAAAATTAGTGAAAACGGCTATATTCTAAAAAAAGGACCAAACAAAGATTCTTTGGAGAAATTTGTAAAAATTGCACATGAGTGCATAGCCGAAACTCAAGACCAACGTCCAACAATGAAAGTGGTCATCGAGGAGCTTCAGCAAGCCTTATTCTTTGAGGTAAGTTAATGCTATTGCAAAAGCAAAAGCTTTATTACACATCATACTTTTAATCCCTGCTGGTAATTACTAGGGTCATCCatatcttaaaatttttattattggcCTGCGgaatatgttttcattttctcttccattaaatttggactttAGAGCACGTATTGACTACGAtattataaatttcaatttGCATAAGGTTGTTTATACAGGCTCACATACATTGCTTAAAATAACTGAGGTAACATCTAGTTTCAAAATGCCAATCCAAACACTACatataagaaagataaaaaaaacccttttcatTACCTTTTTTGTCGGAAAGGCACCCTTTTATAACCCTTCCATTACCTAtgcattataatataaaattttgacttgtttgtatatattaaagggtacttgcttcttttttttttggtataaagGTTAGCTGAGGGTACTTGcttttataattttgtagatgGGTTTTAGGTGTATGAATGAAAACAATTGTTTGCTTGATATAAATATCTACAAAATACCCCTCTTACATATTACACCATCTACCCCTTTAACTTGTAAAATACCTACACTACCCCTTTACATGAATTACCTTCAATACTCGTCGCCGCCACCAACAACACCCTTCACTGCTGCCAACAACACCACCGGTCGCGCCACCATCAGCGGTTGCCGCCACTATCACACGGCTGCTGCCACAACCACTGTCGCCGCCAACCTGAGGGAAAAACCATATCAACACAAATTATAATTCCAAGACATACAAAAGGATAATCAATGTGGTCAATTGCTTGCTCTATTAAAACCACAAAAAGCAGTTTGCAAAGTCTTTACTATCTTATTAACACAAATTAAATGACATTAaaactttttgaataaaatttacACCTAGGGATCAAGACTATATAGTTTTTTTCAATTAAGTCACATAATAACCAACTATCCTACCCCTTCTTTTCAAATTGTAACAGCTAAAAAGGTTGGAGCACTTGAAGATTCCCCTCAGTGATATAATGTTGGCTACCGATAACTTTTCAAAGGCATGTTACATTAGTAGATACTATAATGTATACAGAGCAGAACTCAAGcattttgatgaagaaaagcTTTCCATCAAAGAAGGGAAGAGTAAAGGTGAACTACCCAGGAGACGCAGCACTGTCCATATAAACCGCTTCCGCCCAATTAAAGACTCTGATAGAGTAGAAGAAACATTTCAAACGGGAATTAAAATGCTTGACACTTGCAAGCATCCTAGCATAGTCAAACTACTTGGATTTTGTGATGAAGGTTCTGAGATGATACTTGTCGTTGAACATCTTTCTAATGGACACCTTTTTGGTTACTGGTTGGATGAAAACATCGGCAAGAGACATATTCTTACTTGGGAAAAACGTTTAAAAATCTGCCTTGATGTTGCAAATGCATTGAATTACCTTCATACTAAGACAATAATACACTGTGATATTAAGAGCTCCAACATTGCGTTGGATGAGAATTGGGGGGCAAAGATTGTTGACTTTGGGAAATCGGTATTCCTGCCCCCCAATCAAGATGACAACAGTTTCTATCATGAAATAACAGGGGCAATACCAGCGTATACGGATCCAGAATATATGATGACTGGTAATTTGAAAAGAGAATCAGATGTATATAGTTTTGGAGTAGTTATGTTTGAAGTCCTATGTGGAAAGTTAGCCTATGAACAAATATACAAAAACGAGAGTATATCTGGGCTGGCATTTGTGGCACGACGATGCTTTGAGGAGGGCACACTAATGGAAATGATAGATCCAATATTAAAGGAAGAAATGGGTGAAAACAGTAATAGCATAAATAGAGGACCCGGCAAAGATTCTTTAGAGAAATTTGTAAAAATTGCACACGAGTGCATAGCCGAAACTCAAGGCCGACGTCCAACAATGAAAGTGGTCATCAAGGAGCTTCAGGAAGCCTTGTTCCTTCAGGTAAGTTAATAGTATATTAAAAGCAAAACCTTTCTTACACACTATACTCCTGATCCCTGCTGGTAATACTATCATATATCATTACAAAAGAAAAGGATAATTTATTTGAAGAACACCCAACTCTTCAATATTGGTCTTCCTGAAGGTTATCCATTATTAACATTCTTATTATATGCTGTCCatatatgttttcattttcGTTTTCAATAAATTTCGACTTTTAGAGCACCTATTGATTATGATATTAATAAGTTCCAAGTTGCATTAGTTAGGTTGTTTATAAAGGCTCACATACATTGCTTAAAATAGCTAACTCAAAATAGCTCACATAGATGGTGGTCCGGGTGTGTTTCGGGTACAACAAAAAATGAACTTGGGTGACCACCGGTGGCTCATCCCTTGTCTTAGGGAATTTTTCTCGAGCTTATTTCAAGCTTTTCTCATCCATTTTAGTACGCTTGTAATTAAGATCCGGACAAtgtgtgttttaatttgttgatcttatgtgtatgtatattttgtacTTTTTGATTGACTGGTATTTTTGAataaagttttcttaatggtaTGTAGTTTCAAAATGCCAATCCCAACACCGCattattagaaagaaaaatatattatttcattactTATGCATTATAAGAATTTTACTTGAATAGGTAAATTCAAAGAGTGTTTGCTTTAATTAAGAATTTTGGAAATGGGCTTTAGGTTTATGAATGAAAACAATTGTTTGCTTGATATAAATAGGTTTAGAAATTGGGAATCAAACCTTGTAAAGAGCCTTTCTATTCATGTGCTGCCAAAAAGAAGTCGCCCCTTAGCTCAATTACGTCAttcaaaaattctatatattttatatagagttaatttatATGATGTTGGATTTATGATTCTTGGAATTTTGCACATGTTGGCCTCTTTGTTGTTTTCCTTTTACAGTATAACTCTAGTATAACTCTgttaaacatatttataattatttataaattttgtatcatctcttataatttttttgtttctcttttagAAAGGAAAAACTATAGTTTAGGATACATTTCAATGAGACAAGACCTTTGCAAATATGTTTTCATGACACAATTATCAATATCTATACTCTCTTATCAAGCAGACATACATCTTTCttaaatctttaaatatataaatttttaatgcaaaaatCTATCCTCACAACTTAAACGTTAATATATACTTTACTTAAACATTTGttcaaacattttttaattCCCTTGCTTATATCACGATATCATTTCATAAAGGAGGAGCAGTTACAACACTTAGATATGGTTCACGTTACTAATGAAGTTGAGGAATTGATGGAACTTAAGTTGACACGTGAAATTTCTGTAAGCTCCTTTTAGTGTTAAGAACGATaatctttttgtgttttttcacataataatattttttcccCACCATATTATTTCTTAACAGGAGGATAAGTCACAACGCCAGGACATGGTTCAAGCTGTCCAGGAAGTAAAGCAATCCATGGAACTTAAGCTCATAAGAGCAAACTCAGTAAGATccccttcttttttttatatatatatttaagttatatTCTGGATATTATTGTAGAATAACTATGTAGTTTTTATCTATCGTAATTCGTATCCTAATTCTTAGAAGGATGGATACTAGACTTtagaattatttttattaaattggtACAAAGTTATAATGTTGATCCCATTGATTAACTAGAGTAAAAAGGGTAAGACCTCTCCAACTGTTCCTAATTTTTCAGTTTAAACATGTCACGTTTTTTGAACTTTTATGGTTTCTTTGTTGATTTCTTTTTACAGTTTTGCTCGTTGAACATATTTATTAGCTTTGTATTATGtcttatgaattttttttttgttaatcttTTAGAAAGGTAAAACTACAGTTTAGGATACATTTTGAATGAGAAATGACCTTCACAAATATGTTTTCCAGACACAATTATGAATTATCTATACTTATACCCATTTTATACATCTTTCTTAATTCtttaaagattttaattttaaaaggaCTAATCTATCTTCACAACTTCAACTTTAATATACACTTAACCATTTGCtcaaacatattttaatttcCTTACTAATTTCaccatattatattatttcataaaGGTGGAGCATTTACAACCCTTAGACATGGCGCATGTTACGGATGATGTTGAGGAATCAAGTGAACTTAAATTGACACGTGCAAAATCTGTAaagttcttttattattaatactcgtattattattcTTCTGTGCTTTTtcacacaataataatttttttccccaccttattattattcttaaaaGGAGGATAACACACAATGCCCACACATGGTTCAAGTTGTCAATGAACTTGAGAAATCCATGGAACCAAAGTTGACAAATGCAAATTCAGTAAGATCCTCTTCTTTTTgtttcaattatatttttaatgttattacagaactatttactttttatatatccTAATCGGGTGGAGTTACTCATTCTTAGAGGaggatggatatatatattaaaagtttgaattatttttttattgaattagtACAAAGGTATGATGATGATCCCACTGATTAACTAGAATTAAAAGGGTAAGGCCCTGTCCAACCCTTACTGATATCATTTCACAATTTCAAACATGTGACATTAGCTTTCACACTGAACTTTCAGTTTGAACACTTTTGACTTCTAACAGTTTAGATTTAACCCTTAGTTTTACGCTcacatatcattattattataaattaaaaacaaacattatattaattaaaaaatatatttcattaataaaaatacatatgaaataaaaacaataacattataaaaaaacattaacaaaaaaGGTTTATCTTAGGGGAAAAAATAAGACATAACAAACATGTTActtcataaaattttatttctGTCAACAAAATCCACAAAAAAATGCATAGGTTTTCAAGGTTTATCTTCAACGCTGCTATGAGAATGTTGTTTTTATTCCTTTCACTAGTTGTTgctttgtatatatatctagtgtTGTACTATATCACTTAGGATGGCAAAAATACCTGAACTGTGAAGATCTGATTCCCAACTCGATTTGACTGGTGAATCCCCGAGTTGACCGGGGATGGGGACACGTATGAGGATGTAAAATAATTGCCTGATGGGAATGGGGACGGGAATGAGAAACTATATATTCCCAATCCCTATACACAAACCCGAATCTCATCTTAATATCAATCtcaatatatactaaaaaaggATTTTGAAGAAGCATTTGGAGCTATCCGGATATCTTTGTTTCCCGCCTCTCTCTCCTcttcattaatattaaatttttttcactttttcaagcatttatattattaaatattatcttataatctaatatatattttctaacattaAAAACAACAATTTCATACATGTTTCTATTCACTATTTACATTTCTAGGTGAGCATGAAGCAACGGCTAGATCCTCACAGTAGGCAGCTTAGCTGTGATTATGAAGTCAGGTGAGAAGcgttattttgtttataacaaATTAAGATACGTGTTTTGATACCACCCCTCCATCGGACGGGTCTAAAGACTagagttatatgtatatataatatatacatacatacatatacatacatacatacatatatatgtataggtaaATTGAGTCTAGCTAATTTGAGTCCAAAAAAagtccatgtaacttacacatgtgtaagtacaacttacacgtGTTAAAAAGTTGtattacttacacatgtgtaagtctcgccggagatggtcgtcggagaatcatggtggtggtcggagatgatggtgatggtgatggtggtaggaggtggttggaatcggaggagatggaagaaaatcaatagactttttttggactcaaaataagctagactcattttatctttcccctatatgtatatatgtatgtatatatatgtatgtaggttttaggtaaaataaaacaagtattaaagtaaaacaagtaaaacaataggtttttattaactaaaatcaacgcgcatcataaaaatcatcgtgcatcaattgcttcgtgaatcttcgtgaatcaatttaaccatgatctaagggtcctatttgttttacttcaaTACTTGTTTTACGATATCCAactcatatatatttaag is drawn from Erigeron canadensis isolate Cc75 chromosome 9, C_canadensis_v1, whole genome shotgun sequence and contains these coding sequences:
- the LOC122581239 gene encoding uncharacterized protein LOC122581239 isoform X4; translated protein: MASTIQTLKRLQIPLEEVVNATNNFDEEYVIGGGGFGKVYRGQLLVSGEMVNVAARRLDPKHRGGDVEFWTEITVLSSLKHENIASLIGFCDENGEKIIINKREASKGSLSMYLSDPTLTWIQRLNICVGVARALRYIHNGEGRDDSVIHRNINSYTVLLDDNWEAKLSGFEYSIKQSVNRMDQVVLSEAIGTKGYMDPSIVKTGGVSHKSDIYSFGVVLCEILCGRKAFIPDVDVDNRFIAPLFRVNYERRSLNNIIHPDLRNQVAQQSLVSFSKAAYSCLQENRAQRQKMNDIVIELEKALELQQPLDYMIKKLGHLKIPLDDILKATENFSMACQVSHAVHYHTVYIAELEHFDEEYPSIKEGKNKGELPRRRSVVLIYRFHPIEGEEMFYTEIKMLDTCKHPCIVKLLGFCYEGSEMIIVVECLSNGYLFSYWLDKTNAMRHILTWEKRLKICLDVANALNYLHTEMEDQKTIIHRDIKSSNIVLDENWGAKIVGFGFSEFLPPNQDGDALYHKARGGMGAYMDPEYMKTGKLKRESDVYSFGVVLLEVLCGRLAYDAIYEKESYNFGLAFVARRCFQEGTLMEMIDPILKEKISENGYILKKGPNKDSLEKFVKIAHECIAETQDQRPTMKVVIEELQQALFFELKRLEHLKIPLSDIMLATDNFSKACYISRYYNVYRAELKHFDEEKLSIKEGKSKGELPRRRSTVHINRFRPIKDSDRVEETFQTGIKMLDTCKHPSIVKLLGFCDEGSEMILVVEHLSNGHLFGYWLDENIGKRHILTWEKRLKICLDVANALNYLHTKTIIHCDIKSSNIALDENWGAKIVDFGKSVFLPPNQDDNSFYHEITGAIPAYTDPEYMMTGNLKRESDVYSFGVVMFEVLCGKLAYEQIYKNESISGLAFVARRCFEEGTLMEMIDPILKEEMGENSNSINRGPGKDSLEKFVKIAHECIAETQGRRPTMKVVIKELQEALFLQEEQLQHLDMVHVTNEVEELMELKLTREISEDKSQRQDMVQAVQEVKQSMELKLIRANSVEHLQPLDMAHVTDDVEESSELKLTRAKSEDNTQCPHMVQVVNELEKSMEPKLTNANSIKKLEHLKIPLHDIYLATEGFSMTYYIRNIPRYSVYRAELHFGEGNPSIKVENKGEVPRRSTTVVIYRLEQSEDKEGEKRFYTQIKMLGTCKHPSIVKLLGFCDERFEMVFVVEHLSNGSLDDYWLDETNTMRHALTWARRLKICLDVANALNYLHTEMEDQKTIIHRHIKSSNISLDENWGAKIIGFGISVFLPPNQDDDALYHGDEDALGETVYADPEYWGTGKLKRESDVYSFGVVLFEVLCGRLAADPIYTNETLLGVPNTLGLAIVAGLGFAHGTIMEMIDPTLKEERDENNFSLKRGPNKDSLEKFVKIANDCIALTQDQRPTMKVVIKELKEALFLELQN
- the LOC122581239 gene encoding uncharacterized protein LOC122581239 isoform X5; translated protein: MASTIQTLKRLQIPLEEVVNATNNFDEEYVIGGGGFGKVYRGQLLVSGEMVNVAARRLDPKHRGGDVEFWTEITVLSSLKHENIASLIGFCDENGEKIIINKREASKGSLSMYLSDPTLTWIQRLNICVGVARALRYIHNGEGRDDSVIHRNINSYTVLLDDNWEAKLSGFEYSIKQSVNRMDQVVLSEAIGTKGYMDPSIVKTGGVSHKSDIYSFGVVLCEILCGRKAFIPDVDVDNRFIAPLFRVNYERRSLNNIIHPDLRNQVAQQSLVSFSKAAYSCLQENRAQRQKMNDIVIELEKALELQQPLDYMIKKLGHLKIPLDDILKATENFSMACQVSHAVHYHTVYIAELEHFDEEYPSIKEGKNKGELPRRRSVVLIYRFHPIEGEEMFYTEIKMLDTCKHPCIVKLLGFCYEGSEMIIVVECLSNGYLFSYWLDKTNAMRHILTWEKRLKICLDVANALNYLHTEMEDQKTIIHRDIKSSNIVLDENWGAKIVGFGFSEFLPPNQDGDALYHKARGGMGAYMDPEYMKTGKLKRESDVYSFGVVLLEVLCGRLAYDAIYEKESYNFGLAFVARRCFQEGTLMEMIDPILKEKISENGYILKKGPNKDSLEKFVKIAHECIAETQDQRPTMKVVIEELQQALFFELKRLEHLKIPLSDIMLATDNFSKACYISRYYNVYRAELKHFDEEKLSIKEGKSKGELPRRRSTVHINRFRPIKDSDRVEETFQTGIKMLDTCKHPSIVKLLGFCDEGSEMILVVEHLSNGHLFGYWLDENIGKRHILTWEKRLKICLDVANALNYLHTKTIIHCDIKSSNIALDENWGAKIVDFGKSVFLPPNQDDNSFYHEITGAIPAYTDPEYMMTGNLKRESDVYSFGVVMFEVLCGKLAYEQIYKNESISGLAFVARRCFEEGTLMEMIDPILKEEMGENSNSINRGPGKDSLEKFVKIAHECIAETQGRRPTMKVVIKELQEALFLQEEQLQHLDMVHVTNEVEELMELKLTREISEDKSQRQDMVQAVQEVKQSMELKLIRANSVEHLQPLDMAHVTDDVEESSELKLTRAKSEDNTQCPHMVQVVNELEKSMEPKLTNANSIKKLEHLKIPLHDIYLATEGFSMTYYIRNIPRYSVYRAELHFGEGNPSIKVENKGEVPRRSTTVVIYRLEQSEDKEGEKRFYTQIKMLGTCKHPSIVKLLGFCDERFEMVFVVEHLSNGSLDDYWLDETNTMRHALTWARRLKICLDVANALNYLHTEMEDQKTIIHRHIKSSNISLDENWGAKIIGFGISVFLPPNQDDDALYHGDEDALGETVYADPEYWGTGKLKRESDVYSFGVVLFEVLCGRLAADPIYTNETLLGVPNTLGLAIVAGLGFAHGTIMEMIDPTLKEERDENNFSLKRGPNKDSLEKFVKIANDCIALTQDQRPTMKVVIKELKEALFLEN